One Elusimicrobiaceae bacterium genomic region harbors:
- a CDS encoding MG2 domain-containing protein: MKKLAILCFLLAPGAAAAAGGARSLEQADNLFGKGRYAQALENYEAAAKNTDGDDRLRALYRSVECRALAFQYAEAVAAAASLPKTGDPAWQGRLLLLKAEVMREYLNQYGYNLPADIEAGATDVTRRTRTQWEADISAAYAGLWSLKKALAKKPLAQESYFIVSDKTDLRETPTLWDFAALRWGDWILSRNDAPDDKLPDAGDFVKDDFSGRFKSAGLPRAAMAAALYEDAGDTAGKTCRDAAFMWKIKRLMIPFEHGDSVLSKAGSGLARAAIKTLDDWAANDNAGPLARAEALYRSAVMSHGLPELETAVETCKKLEKSYGETNQAVKCAQLRASIEMPSLTLHSFVTPPPGAKALKVDARNVELVHFRIYKTSRAELESLYKAGRNRGGDRFYKFELTADMLRRFLGRKPFRAWADKLKYPARYAPITADVTPPALEKGLYVAAAASDDAFEDGHDLVSGALVNVTELVLIGAEGIKGNPSDYVVEPDKLSAPRTLQPDIVHFYALNGLTGRPAQGAQITALGKTVLKLTADKTGMAAVSQPVAVMPRHSIYATVYPYAQHEGNIAFWQYQMSFGFSPEPTLSLHTETDRPIYRPGQQVTFKVTALERIPQGFRTYAGKNRISVQVRDANWRDIKTFRLQPGSMGGVSGSFEIPADALLGQYHISASLDDYRQDTRNDYLFSVEEYKRPEFEVKLDTPKEAVRYGSPVTVNGAAVYYFGGGVQNAPVNYTVTRQVFIPWWHWRFGGFDRNGEEVASGSAVAGPDGKFSISFTPQPERTGMGFPSVFVVKASARDAGGRTITAAAGITAGSHAYTFDIARDEGFIYADGGHIKVSLQNLNAIAVSGKGTVKFFRLDKRPETGAAAPMWGNFPAPQTMDGLFASIPDGPRVSGGPVEFSESKPADIFFKPPGPGVYRMTLSAPDPWGGVSEQSAIILCADRTDSASLNLPPVTLARRNTVYEGETAEILLGASAARTAPLFVEVWAGRYLLKREMLERGGIRIYRVKTGFEHKGGITVRWFAAKDFKFLSGRTNVTVPWRDKNLNVKFQYTKTNEPGGKANWAVSVADWRNRPVNAQASVRVYDRSLEYYEAAAPSWIGGLYPKREYSGGNSVSIFAPYNTELPVRKGWIELMMQAFRRRLAEPVPPYIQIAGSRHGRSKGMFLSKSSMMGRNVMEDAVGGAMLEEGAVMGRASGAPSAMTELKKDKAPGMAAQEASPSAAQPEIAPRTNFAETAYFNPFVGIRQGKGGFSFTLPQRLTSWKLSATVITRDIKTGAASAEAVTAKPVMARVLTPRFWREGDRSEIRLTVTNTTAEPVSGEAAIKITENMKNVTAAYTETPPETAGTVPPGESKTFIWPVRVAQGIASLKITGGFRAGAVSDSEQQELPVLPGYDRVLRSVVKLLDRDSETLAIEDLPQDAFMENAFVQVDPQLASAVMNSLPQLVLYPYECTEQVVNRAVPLAVTDRLYRQIPGLRESVARIPKRKTISPEWERDNPLRQMGLEETPWFQRSKGGESLFPLIDLLKPELVSREYAASVEKLRTCQKPDGSFPWFPGGESNLYMTLYVLDAFATAGIYGVEIPQDILRNAMRYAVNEIPKHMDPDTSSLAFVLYGAYTLTSYPAGWSETQTARRYAKTWMEYVDRHSDALTQLGEAHAAWIYLRLGDKKKSDEYLDRAVDGAKTGAEGSVCWTPEKISWFWYSDTLETHAFLLRTLLNLRPGSKLIKGMALWMMPDRKTAEWKSTKAAAAAVYSLLEYMKKTGMLSGSTNYRLNWGAVKAEATVAASDFLQKPLRWELAGPAIKRANSKAVIEKTGKGMAFATLSMVYTTRQPVKASKNGMLAVDRQYFLRRKTGRDYTLSPLDDGATVKVGDELEVHLTINARHQFEFVHLADPKGAGFEFETLKSGWEWDRLARYTEPRDSRMNFFASWLPHGEYVLAYRLRPTTPGVYHIGPAALQSMYAPEFAANSASVNLTVTE, translated from the coding sequence ATGAAAAAATTGGCGATCTTATGTTTTTTGCTGGCGCCGGGCGCGGCTGCGGCCGCCGGCGGCGCGCGCAGTCTGGAGCAGGCGGATAATTTGTTCGGCAAAGGCCGCTACGCCCAGGCGCTTGAAAACTATGAAGCCGCGGCAAAAAACACCGACGGCGACGACAGACTCAGGGCGCTGTACCGCTCGGTCGAGTGCCGCGCGCTGGCGTTCCAGTACGCCGAGGCGGTCGCCGCGGCGGCCAGTCTGCCCAAAACGGGCGATCCCGCATGGCAGGGCCGGCTGCTCCTGCTGAAAGCGGAGGTCATGCGGGAATACCTCAACCAGTACGGCTATAACCTGCCCGCCGATATCGAAGCAGGCGCGACTGACGTGACACGGCGCACCCGCACACAGTGGGAAGCGGACATCAGCGCGGCTTATGCCGGCCTGTGGTCCCTTAAAAAAGCGCTCGCCAAAAAACCGCTCGCGCAGGAGAGTTATTTTATCGTTTCCGACAAGACTGACCTGCGTGAAACCCCCACCCTCTGGGATTTCGCCGCGCTGCGCTGGGGCGACTGGATACTGTCGCGCAACGACGCCCCGGATGACAAACTGCCGGACGCCGGGGATTTTGTGAAAGACGATTTTTCCGGCCGTTTCAAATCCGCCGGCCTGCCGCGCGCCGCCATGGCCGCCGCGCTTTATGAAGACGCCGGCGACACGGCCGGCAAAACCTGTCGCGACGCCGCGTTTATGTGGAAAATAAAACGCCTGATGATTCCGTTCGAGCATGGCGACAGCGTACTTTCAAAAGCCGGGTCCGGCCTGGCGCGCGCGGCAATAAAAACCCTTGATGACTGGGCCGCGAACGACAATGCCGGGCCTCTGGCGCGCGCGGAGGCGCTGTACAGGTCGGCCGTAATGTCGCATGGGCTGCCGGAGCTGGAAACCGCTGTCGAAACCTGCAAAAAACTTGAAAAAAGTTACGGCGAAACCAATCAGGCGGTAAAATGCGCGCAGCTGCGCGCCTCGATAGAAATGCCGAGCCTGACACTGCATTCGTTCGTCACGCCGCCGCCCGGCGCGAAAGCGCTGAAGGTGGATGCCCGCAACGTGGAGCTTGTGCATTTCCGTATCTATAAAACCAGCCGCGCCGAGCTGGAAAGTTTATACAAAGCCGGCAGGAACCGCGGCGGCGACCGGTTCTACAAATTCGAGCTGACGGCGGACATGCTGCGCCGGTTTCTGGGGCGCAAGCCTTTCAGGGCCTGGGCGGATAAACTGAAGTATCCGGCCAGGTACGCCCCGATAACCGCCGACGTAACCCCGCCCGCGCTGGAAAAAGGGCTTTATGTCGCGGCGGCCGCCAGCGACGACGCTTTTGAAGACGGGCACGACCTTGTTTCCGGCGCGCTTGTTAACGTGACCGAGCTGGTGCTGATCGGGGCGGAAGGCATTAAAGGAAACCCGTCCGATTACGTTGTCGAGCCGGACAAACTGTCCGCGCCCAGAACCCTCCAGCCGGACATAGTGCATTTTTACGCGCTGAACGGGCTCACCGGCCGGCCTGCGCAGGGCGCGCAAATCACCGCGCTCGGCAAAACCGTTTTAAAACTGACCGCCGATAAAACCGGCATGGCCGCTGTCAGCCAGCCTGTTGCCGTAATGCCGCGCCACAGCATATACGCCACTGTTTATCCCTACGCGCAGCACGAGGGAAACATAGCGTTCTGGCAATATCAGATGTCGTTCGGTTTTTCACCCGAGCCGACACTCAGCCTGCATACCGAAACCGACCGTCCGATTTACCGGCCGGGCCAGCAGGTGACGTTTAAAGTTACCGCGCTCGAGCGCATTCCGCAGGGGTTTCGCACTTACGCCGGGAAAAACAGGATTTCCGTGCAGGTGCGCGACGCCAACTGGCGCGATATAAAAACATTCCGGCTCCAGCCCGGCAGCATGGGCGGAGTGTCGGGCTCGTTTGAAATACCCGCCGATGCGCTGCTGGGCCAGTACCATATAAGCGCGTCGCTGGATGATTACCGGCAGGATACGCGAAACGATTACCTGTTTTCGGTGGAAGAATACAAGCGGCCGGAATTCGAGGTCAAACTCGACACGCCGAAAGAAGCCGTGCGCTACGGCAGCCCCGTCACGGTAAACGGCGCGGCGGTTTATTATTTCGGCGGCGGAGTGCAGAACGCGCCGGTGAATTACACCGTAACCCGGCAGGTGTTCATACCCTGGTGGCATTGGCGGTTCGGCGGGTTTGACAGAAACGGCGAAGAAGTGGCGTCCGGCAGCGCCGTGGCCGGACCGGACGGCAAATTCTCGATCAGCTTCACTCCGCAGCCGGAACGGACGGGCATGGGATTTCCGTCCGTTTTCGTGGTGAAAGCCAGCGCCCGCGACGCCGGCGGACGCACGATCACGGCCGCCGCCGGCATTACGGCGGGCAGCCACGCCTACACGTTTGACATAGCGCGCGACGAAGGGTTCATTTACGCCGACGGCGGGCATATCAAAGTATCCTTGCAGAACCTCAACGCCATAGCCGTCAGCGGCAAGGGAACCGTGAAATTTTTCCGGCTGGACAAACGGCCCGAAACCGGCGCCGCGGCTCCCATGTGGGGCAATTTTCCCGCTCCGCAGACAATGGACGGGCTGTTCGCCAGTATTCCAGACGGTCCGCGGGTTTCCGGCGGGCCGGTCGAGTTTTCGGAAAGCAAACCGGCCGACATATTTTTCAAGCCGCCCGGTCCGGGCGTGTACCGCATGACGCTTTCCGCGCCGGACCCGTGGGGCGGCGTGAGCGAGCAGTCGGCGATCATACTGTGCGCCGACAGAACTGACAGCGCGTCGCTTAACCTTCCGCCGGTCACGCTTGCCCGCAGAAACACCGTTTACGAAGGCGAAACCGCCGAGATCCTGCTGGGCGCGTCGGCCGCGCGGACCGCGCCGCTGTTTGTCGAGGTGTGGGCCGGCCGGTACCTGCTGAAACGGGAAATGCTGGAGCGCGGCGGGATCAGGATTTACCGCGTCAAGACGGGGTTCGAGCATAAAGGCGGAATCACCGTGCGCTGGTTCGCCGCCAAAGACTTCAAATTTCTCAGCGGCCGCACGAATGTCACGGTGCCGTGGCGCGACAAAAACCTGAACGTGAAATTCCAATACACCAAAACCAACGAGCCGGGCGGGAAGGCGAACTGGGCCGTTTCGGTAGCCGACTGGCGCAACAGGCCGGTAAACGCGCAGGCCAGCGTGCGCGTGTATGACCGGTCGCTGGAATATTATGAAGCCGCGGCGCCTTCCTGGATCGGCGGGTTGTATCCGAAGCGGGAGTATTCGGGCGGCAACTCCGTTTCCATCTTCGCGCCTTACAACACGGAACTGCCGGTCAGAAAAGGCTGGATCGAACTGATGATGCAGGCGTTCCGGCGGCGGCTGGCGGAACCGGTTCCGCCTTACATACAAATCGCCGGCTCGCGTCACGGCAGAAGCAAAGGCATGTTTTTATCGAAATCATCAATGATGGGCCGCAACGTCATGGAAGACGCGGTCGGTGGCGCCATGCTTGAAGAAGGCGCGGTAATGGGCCGCGCTTCCGGTGCTCCGTCCGCGATGACGGAGCTGAAGAAAGACAAGGCGCCGGGCATGGCCGCGCAGGAAGCCTCGCCTTCCGCCGCGCAGCCGGAAATCGCGCCGCGCACGAATTTCGCCGAAACCGCGTACTTCAATCCGTTTGTGGGAATCCGTCAGGGGAAAGGCGGCTTTTCCTTTACCCTGCCGCAGCGGCTGACTTCGTGGAAACTGAGCGCGACCGTCATTACCAGGGATATCAAGACCGGCGCGGCAAGCGCCGAGGCGGTTACCGCCAAACCGGTTATGGCGCGGGTGCTCACGCCGCGGTTCTGGCGCGAGGGCGACCGGAGCGAAATACGGCTGACCGTCACCAACACCACCGCGGAACCGGTATCGGGCGAAGCCGCCATAAAGATAACCGAGAACATGAAAAACGTTACCGCGGCGTATACCGAAACCCCGCCGGAAACGGCCGGCACGGTGCCGCCGGGCGAAAGCAAAACATTCATATGGCCGGTCCGGGTCGCGCAGGGAATTGCCTCGCTTAAAATCACGGGCGGTTTCCGGGCGGGCGCGGTAAGCGACTCGGAACAGCAGGAGCTGCCGGTTCTGCCGGGCTACGACCGGGTGTTAAGATCGGTGGTGAAACTGCTTGACCGCGATTCGGAAACGCTCGCCATAGAGGATCTGCCGCAGGACGCGTTTATGGAAAACGCGTTCGTGCAGGTGGATCCGCAGCTTGCGTCGGCTGTCATGAATTCCTTGCCGCAGCTGGTGCTGTATCCTTATGAATGCACGGAACAGGTGGTGAACAGGGCGGTGCCGCTTGCGGTGACAGACCGGCTGTACAGACAGATACCGGGCCTGAGGGAATCGGTCGCCAGGATTCCGAAACGCAAAACCATCAGCCCCGAATGGGAGCGGGACAATCCGCTGCGCCAGATGGGGCTGGAGGAAACGCCTTGGTTCCAGCGTTCCAAAGGCGGGGAGAGTCTCTTTCCGCTTATTGACCTGCTAAAACCGGAGCTGGTCAGCCGGGAATACGCCGCTTCCGTGGAAAAACTGAGAACCTGCCAGAAGCCGGACGGGTCGTTTCCATGGTTTCCCGGCGGCGAAAGCAACCTGTACATGACGCTCTATGTGCTCGACGCGTTTGCCACGGCGGGCATTTACGGTGTCGAGATCCCGCAGGACATCCTGCGAAACGCGATGCGCTATGCGGTGAACGAAATTCCAAAGCATATGGATCCTGACACTTCGTCGCTGGCATTCGTGCTTTACGGAGCGTATACCCTCACTTCGTATCCTGCCGGCTGGAGTGAAACGCAAACCGCCAGACGCTACGCCAAAACATGGATGGAATATGTGGACCGGCACTCCGACGCGCTCACCCAGCTCGGCGAGGCGCACGCCGCCTGGATATACCTGCGGCTTGGCGACAAAAAGAAGTCCGACGAATATCTCGACCGCGCGGTTGACGGCGCGAAAACCGGCGCGGAAGGCAGCGTTTGCTGGACTCCCGAGAAAATCTCCTGGTTCTGGTACAGCGACACTCTGGAAACCCACGCTTTCCTGCTGCGCACGCTGCTTAACCTGCGGCCCGGCAGCAAGTTGATAAAGGGCATGGCGCTGTGGATGATGCCCGACCGCAAAACCGCCGAATGGAAATCCACCAAGGCCGCCGCGGCCGCGGTTTATTCGCTGCTTGAGTATATGAAGAAGACGGGCATGCTCTCCGGTTCCACGAACTACAGGCTAAACTGGGGCGCGGTAAAAGCGGAGGCGACGGTGGCGGCTTCCGACTTCCTTCAGAAACCGCTCCGGTGGGAGCTGGCCGGACCGGCCATAAAGCGCGCCAACTCGAAAGCCGTTATCGAAAAAACAGGCAAGGGCATGGCGTTCGCGACGCTCAGCATGGTGTATACCACACGGCAGCCGGTAAAAGCTTCAAAAAACGGGATGCTGGCGGTGGACCGGCAGTATTTTCTGCGCAGGAAAACAGGCCGGGATTACACGCTCTCCCCGCTGGACGACGGCGCTACGGTGAAAGTGGGCGACGAGCTGGAAGTGCACCTGACCATAAACGCACGGCACCAGTTCGAGTTTGTCCATCTGGCCGACCCCAAAGGCGCGGGTTTCGAGTTTGAAACGCTCAAAAGCGGCTGGGAATGGGACAGGCTCGCGCGCTACACGGAACCGCGCGACAGCCGCATGAACTTCTTCGCCAGCTGGCTGCCGCACGGCGAATATGTGCTGGCTTACCGGCTGCGCCCCACCACGCCGGGCGTGTACCATATAGGCCCGGCGGCACTGCAGTCAATGTATGCGCCGGAATTCGCGGCCAATTCCGCGAGTGTCAACCTGACGGTAACGGAGTAG
- a CDS encoding queuosine precursor transporter yields MTQPPSQPPPNAGYSLRFLIITALFVTTLITSNVAAVKLVVLFGLTVSGGELVFPVSYIFGDVLTEVYGYSRARLVIWTGFACNLFFVFFVWAAGRLPAADFWHNQAAYDIILGVAPRMLCASLLAFLCGEFTNSYIMAKLKIRTSGRHLWLRTISSTVAGQALDTVIFVTIAFFGVIPGRALLVTLLHQWFFKCMFEALLTPLTYKAVGFLKNREGVDVYDRHTVFNPFYMFTPDK; encoded by the coding sequence ATGACGCAACCGCCCTCACAACCGCCGCCCAACGCCGGTTATTCCCTCCGGTTCCTTATCATAACCGCGCTTTTTGTGACCACGCTGATTACCTCCAATGTGGCGGCGGTCAAACTGGTGGTGCTGTTCGGGCTTACGGTGTCGGGCGGGGAGCTGGTGTTTCCGGTCAGCTATATTTTCGGCGACGTGCTGACCGAGGTCTACGGATATTCCCGCGCCCGGCTGGTTATCTGGACCGGGTTCGCCTGCAACCTGTTTTTCGTGTTTTTCGTCTGGGCGGCGGGCCGGCTGCCGGCGGCGGATTTCTGGCATAATCAGGCCGCATACGATATTATTCTGGGCGTCGCGCCACGCATGCTGTGCGCCAGCCTGCTGGCGTTCCTGTGCGGGGAATTTACGAATTCCTATATAATGGCGAAACTCAAAATCCGCACGAGCGGCCGCCATCTGTGGCTGCGCACCATCAGTTCCACCGTGGCAGGCCAGGCGCTGGACACGGTGATTTTTGTGACGATCGCGTTTTTTGGCGTGATTCCCGGCCGGGCGCTGCTGGTTACCCTGCTGCATCAGTGGTTTTTCAAGTGCATGTTCGAGGCGCTGCTGACTCCGCTTACCTACAAGGCGGTCGGGTTTCTCAAAAACAGAGAAGGGGTTGACGTGTATGACCGGCATACCGTGTTCAACCCCTTCTATATGTTCACGCCGGATAAGTAA
- a CDS encoding nucleoside deaminase, whose product MDGFMEEAIAQARKSLEEGGIPIGAVLVKDGIIIGRGHNQRVQKDAPILHAEIDCLQNAGRIGSYRGTTLYSTLSPCYLCSGAVVQFGIKKVVIGENETFAGAPEFLARHGVEVENLDLEECKALMRRFIAEKPQLWNEDIGEL is encoded by the coding sequence ATGGACGGGTTCATGGAAGAAGCCATCGCGCAGGCGCGCAAGAGTCTTGAGGAAGGCGGCATACCGATCGGGGCGGTGCTGGTCAAGGACGGCATAATCATCGGACGCGGACACAACCAGCGCGTGCAGAAGGACGCGCCCATCCTGCACGCCGAAATTGACTGCCTGCAAAACGCCGGCCGCATAGGCTCGTACCGGGGCACCACGCTGTATTCCACGCTCAGCCCCTGTTATCTCTGTTCGGGCGCGGTGGTTCAGTTCGGCATCAAAAAAGTCGTGATAGGCGAGAACGAAACTTTTGCCGGCGCGCCGGAGTTCCTGGCCCGGCACGGAGTGGAAGTGGAAAACCTCGATCTTGAGGAATGCAAGGCCCTGATGCGCCGGTTCATCGCGGAAAAGCCGCAGCTGTGGAACGAAGACATAGGCGAGCTGTAA
- a CDS encoding magnesium transporter CorA family protein encodes MLARYTIEENSIKQIDSETAPIQVYVNPDDAEKQRLISNYKLDEHTLNSALDPEELSRMEFEPDHLAVILNRPKNYSGHDKLLFKVASMGLFLFKNRLIVVISEDIPLFTGKKFRRVAEVNDVFLKLIYNSIYHYVEHLKIINMITDEIEKKLSESMENKYLLNLFTLEKSLVYYYNAINSNGFVFSKMRNSSEKIGFSIEETEMLDDIIIENGQCLKQAEIYSNILASMMDARSSLVSNNLNQLMKTLNLITIGIMVPTLVVSAFSMNVTIPFQKHHHAFWIIMGFAVISVLVTYRYWRYKKW; translated from the coding sequence ATGCTTGCACGCTATACCATAGAAGAAAACAGCATAAAACAGATAGATTCCGAAACCGCGCCCATTCAGGTTTACGTCAATCCCGACGATGCGGAAAAACAGCGGCTAATTTCAAATTACAAACTGGACGAGCATACCCTCAACTCCGCGCTGGACCCGGAAGAGCTGTCGCGTATGGAATTCGAGCCGGACCATCTGGCGGTAATCCTTAACCGCCCGAAAAATTATTCCGGCCACGACAAGCTGCTTTTCAAAGTCGCTTCAATGGGGCTGTTCCTGTTCAAGAACCGGCTGATAGTAGTCATTTCCGAGGATATCCCGCTTTTCACCGGCAAAAAATTCCGGCGCGTGGCCGAAGTAAACGACGTGTTTCTCAAGCTGATCTACAACTCGATCTACCACTATGTAGAGCATCTGAAAATAATCAACATGATTACCGACGAGATCGAGAAGAAGCTCAGCGAATCCATGGAAAACAAATATCTGCTTAATCTTTTCACGCTGGAGAAATCGCTGGTGTACTATTACAACGCCATCAACTCCAACGGGTTTGTGTTCAGCAAGATGCGCAACAGCTCGGAAAAAATCGGGTTCAGCATCGAGGAAACCGAAATGCTGGACGATATAATCATCGAAAACGGGCAATGCCTCAAACAGGCGGAAATCTACTCCAACATTCTGGCCAGCATGATGGACGCGCGGTCAAGCCTCGTCAGCAACAACCTCAACCAGCTGATGAAGACGCTCAACCTGATCACGATCGGCATCATGGTTCCGACTCTGGTGGTGAGCGCGTTTTCGATGAACGTCACGATCCCGTTCCAGAAACATCATCACGCGTTCTGGATCATTATGGGGTTTGCCGTTATTTCAGTGCTGGTGACCTACCGCTACTGGAGATATAAAAAATGGTGA
- a CDS encoding OPT/YSL family transporter, producing the protein MSNETAAAAVPEQETKLSPEETELKWYKEVYRGDTMPQLTVRAVVMGAVLGGFMSLSNLYVGLKTGWGLGVAITACILSFAIYKTLMTLFPKMFPTEMSILENNCMQSTASSAGYSTGGTMVSAISAFLLVTGQHMHWGTLTLWTIFLAALGVFMAVPMKRQMINIEQLKFPSGIAAAETLRSLHAKGGDAVLKARLLGLGGLFGAVVAWLRDAAVPRFMSIPASLSFPGYIKGIELSKYTISFDMSAIMIAAGAIMGWKVAWSLLLGATINYAWLAPKIVELGGIDPALGYRNIVKWSTWAGASMMVTSALLAFAFQWRTILRAFSGITAIFTGKKNGEDPMAHIEVPGSWFVAGTALSGLGCILVLYFAFDTTLLMGLVAVVMTFFLSIVACRATGESDITPVGAMGKITQLGFGVLAPTNMVTNLMTASVTAGAAGASADLLTDLKSGYLLGANPRKQFLAQLAGIFAGTLVVVPAFYLLVPDATVLGSDKWPAPSAQVWAAVARLLSNGISSLHYTARGGLIVGGLIGIFLPLLEMALPKWRKFIPSAMGVGLALVIPFYNSLSMFIGAGFALVIEKKWEKELGPYVVPVSAGIIAGESIMGILVAVLAATGLLAMIGG; encoded by the coding sequence ATGTCAAACGAAACCGCAGCTGCCGCAGTGCCGGAACAGGAAACGAAACTGTCGCCGGAAGAAACAGAGCTTAAGTGGTATAAGGAAGTGTACCGGGGCGACACGATGCCCCAGCTGACCGTGCGCGCGGTGGTCATGGGCGCGGTGCTGGGCGGGTTCATGTCGCTGTCAAATTTATACGTCGGGCTTAAAACCGGCTGGGGGCTGGGCGTCGCCATTACGGCGTGCATCCTCTCGTTCGCCATTTACAAAACGCTGATGACTCTCTTCCCCAAAATGTTCCCCACGGAAATGAGCATACTGGAAAACAATTGCATGCAGTCAACGGCATCGTCGGCGGGTTATTCCACGGGCGGCACGATGGTATCGGCCATCTCGGCGTTTCTGCTGGTTACCGGGCAGCACATGCACTGGGGCACGCTGACCTTGTGGACGATTTTTCTGGCCGCGCTCGGCGTATTCATGGCGGTGCCGATGAAACGCCAGATGATCAATATCGAGCAGCTGAAGTTTCCCAGCGGGATCGCCGCGGCGGAAACCCTCAGAAGCCTGCACGCCAAAGGCGGCGACGCGGTTCTAAAGGCCCGGCTGCTAGGGCTGGGCGGCCTGTTCGGCGCGGTGGTGGCGTGGCTGAGGGATGCGGCTGTCCCGCGGTTCATGAGCATTCCCGCTTCGCTCTCGTTTCCCGGCTATATTAAGGGGATCGAGCTGTCGAAATACACCATTTCGTTCGATATGAGCGCGATCATGATCGCGGCGGGCGCGATTATGGGGTGGAAAGTGGCGTGGTCGCTGTTATTGGGCGCGACAATCAATTACGCCTGGCTGGCTCCGAAAATCGTGGAACTTGGCGGCATTGATCCGGCGCTGGGCTACCGCAATATAGTCAAGTGGAGCACCTGGGCGGGCGCGTCAATGATGGTTACGTCGGCGCTGCTGGCGTTTGCGTTTCAGTGGCGCACAATTCTGCGCGCGTTCAGCGGCATAACGGCTATTTTCACGGGCAAGAAAAACGGCGAGGATCCCATGGCGCACATCGAAGTGCCCGGAAGCTGGTTTGTTGCCGGAACCGCGTTGTCGGGGCTGGGCTGCATTCTGGTGCTGTATTTCGCGTTCGACACCACACTGCTTATGGGCCTGGTGGCGGTGGTGATGACGTTTTTTCTTTCTATCGTGGCATGCCGCGCGACCGGAGAATCCGACATAACGCCGGTAGGCGCGATGGGCAAAATCACCCAGCTCGGATTCGGCGTTCTGGCTCCCACGAACATGGTTACGAACCTGATGACCGCAAGCGTGACGGCGGGCGCGGCGGGCGCGTCCGCCGATCTGCTGACGGATCTCAAGAGCGGATACCTGCTGGGCGCAAACCCGCGCAAACAGTTTCTGGCCCAGCTGGCTGGCATTTTCGCCGGCACGCTGGTGGTGGTGCCGGCTTTCTATCTGCTGGTGCCCGACGCGACGGTGCTGGGCTCGGACAAATGGCCTGCGCCCTCCGCGCAGGTGTGGGCGGCGGTGGCGAGGCTGCTTTCGAACGGGATCTCCTCGCTGCATTACACCGCGCGCGGCGGCCTGATTGTCGGCGGCCTGATCGGAATTTTCCTGCCGCTGCTTGAAATGGCGCTTCCGAAATGGCGCAAGTTCATTCCGTCCGCGATGGGAGTGGGGCTGGCGCTGGTCATTCCGTTTTACAATTCGCTGTCAATGTTTATCGGCGCGGGGTTCGCGCTTGTCATTGAAAAGAAATGGGAAAAGGAACTGGGCCCCTATGTGGTGCCGGTGTCGGCCGGCATTATCGCCGGCGAATCCATCATGGGCATACTTGTGGCTGTACTGGCCGCGACCGGCCTGCTTGCCATGATAGGCGGCTAG